The Brachyhypopomus gauderio isolate BG-103 unplaced genomic scaffold, BGAUD_0.2 sc71, whole genome shotgun sequence genome has a segment encoding these proteins:
- the LOC143491094 gene encoding uncharacterized protein LOC143491094, with product MPKPRPHCTPVPQTKPPCPFKLACPTVVDLTVGQTANDPPPTVTQACDLQTPVPPIGLVGHCPMIQVSMDGIEISCLLDTGSQVSMVRQEWLQRHFGQDSQHLKDPASWLKLKAANGKEIPYLGYVEVQMDIAGVTLSNVGVIVVKDSCLKVSGLVGMNAIKQVWQVLFKNTAPCKVKIPPKLNDPGKTLWQEAMHVCQKEQGFVTPDGFDGYVRLASHRPVAIPGNRELLLNCRARGGPGGRGYEALMEPLPTQDGLLVARALVTLGGGRTQVRVRNISNGPLVIYPYQKLGKISLLDSCEVFDDEPAFEIVRGDRVEAQMSSGAEPNLHSSSKTDMDPLPPFDLEGVALSAEQKSKLATLLNKHRAVFSQHEEDYGCTDTISHRKIQPHPAGNVA from the coding sequence ATGCCGAAACCCAGGCCACATTGCACGCCAGTGCCCCAAACAAAACCCCCCTGCCCCTTTAAACTAGCTTGCCCCACTGTTGTGGATCTAACAGTGGGCCAAACAGCAAATGATCCTCCCCCCACAGTGACCCAAGCATGTGATCTGCAAACACCCGTGCCCCCTATTGGCCTTGTAGGGCACTGCCCCATGATCCAAGTCTCTATGGATGGCATTGAAATCTCCTGCCTACTAGATACTGGCTCCCAGGTGTCCATGGTGCGCCAAGAGTGGCTACAGAGACACTTTGGCCAAGACAGCCAGCACCTGAAAGATCCAGCTTCCTGGCTGAAGTTGAAGGCGGCGAATGGTAAGGAGATTCCCTACCTGGGGTACGTAGAAGTTCAGATGGACATTGCTGGGGTGACATTGTCGAACGTGGGGGTGATCGTAGTAAAAGACAGCTGTTTAAAAGTATCAGGTCTTGTAGGAATGAATGCGATTAAACAAGTATGGCAAGTTTTATTCAAGAACACAGCACCTTGCAAAGTGAAGATTCCACCAAAACTAAATGATCCTGGCAAGACCCTGTGGCAGGAGGCCATGCACGTTTGCCAGAAGGAGCAAGGATTCGTCACCCCGGATGGCTTTGACGGATATGTCCGTCTTGCCAGCCATCGTCCTGTGGCTATACCTGGTAACCGGGAGCTGCTACTGAACTGTCGAGCCAGGGGCGGACCAGGAGGTCGAGGGTATGAAGCCTTGATGGAGCCACTGCCCACGCAAGATGGACTCCTGGTAGCTCGGGCCCTGGTGACGCTTGGGGGCGGACGGACACAGGTACGAGTGCGCAACATCAGCAATGGCCCTCTAGTCATTTACCCCTATCAAAAATTAGGCAAAATATCTTTGTTGGACTCTTGTGAAGTTTTTGATGATGAACCTGCATTTGAAATTGTGAGAGGTGACCGTGTGGAGGCTCAGATGTCAAGTGGTGCTGAACCAAACCTACACTCGAGTAGCAAGACGGACATGGATCCCTTACCACCATTCGACCTTGAAGGAGTTGCTCTGTCAGCAGAACAGAAGAGCAAATTGGCCACCTTGCTCAACAAACATAGAGCTGTTTTTTCTCAGCATGAGGAGGATTACGGCTGTACAGACACCATCTCTCACAGAAAGATTCAACCGCACCCTGCTGGGAATGTTGCGTAG